The nucleotide window ATCCGCTCGGGCGAGACGCAGGAGCTCCTCCTCGATATCGCCCTCCAAGGCGACGCCGACGTCACCGGCGTGTTCACGCTCATCGCGGTCGGCGACGAGGGGATGGACCGCGCGCGAGCGATCACCGACGCGCCGGTCGGCGCGCTGACGACGTTCGAGTAGCCACGTTCGCGCATACTCGGCTGTCGAAAGACGGTACAGACGCCTTTCTGATCCATATGTCTGGATCATACTGCGACTCGTTCAGCAAGGCTTATCACCCGATCCGCGGGAACCTCCACGCGTTCAATGGGGCTTACAGACACGCTGGCCGAGCGGTTCGACGTGGAGTCGCACGGGTCGGACGTCCGCACCGAGCTGATCGCCGGGCTCACGACGTTTTTGGCGATGTCGTACATCATCGTCGTGAACCCCGCGATCCTCTCGGAGGCGATCCAGATCGAGGGGTACGGACAGGGCGAGGTGTTCCAGATGATCGCCATCGCGACGATCCTCTCGGCGGCGCTCGCGACGGCGGTGATGGCGCTGTACGCCAACCGGCCGTTCGGGCTCGCGCCGGGGCTCGGGCTCAACGCCTTCTTCGCGTACACGGTCGTGTTGGGCCTCGGCATCCCCTGGCAGACGGCGCTCGCCGCGGTGTTCGCCGAGGGCGTCCTGTTCATGATCCTGACCGCGGTCGGCGCACGCGAGTACGTCATTCGGCTGTTCCCGGAGCCGGTGAAGCGGTCGGTCGGGGCAGGTATCGGGCTGTTCCTGCTGTTTATTGGACTCCAAGAGCTCCAGATCGTCGTCCCCGACGACGCGACGCTGGTCACGCTCGGCGGGATCTTCGGGAACCCGTGGGCGATACTGGGCGTGCTCGGCCTCGTGTTGACGTTCGTGCTGTGGGCGCGTAACGTCACCGGGGCTATCGTCCTCGGGATCGTGACCACGTCGCTGGTCGGCTGGGGGCTCACCCTCGCCGGCCTCTTCGACCGCGGGACGATCACGCCGACCTCGCTGCCGTCCCCGCAGTACGACATCACGCCGCTCGCGGGCGCGTTCCTCGACGGGCTCTCCGGGATCGATCCGCTCACGTTCGTGCTCGTGGTGTTCACCTTCTTCTTCGTCGACTTCTTCGACACCGCCGGGACGCTCATCGGCGTCTCGCAGTTCGGCGACTTCCTCGACGAGGACGGCGACCTCCCGGACATGGACCGGCCGCTGATGGCGGACGCGGTCGGCACCACCGCCGGCGCGGTGCTCGGCACCTCCACGGTGACGACGTACATCGAGTCGTCGACCGGCGTCGAGGAGGGCGGCCGAACCGGACTGACCGCCCTGGTGGTCGCGCTGCTGTTCGTCGCGTCCCTCGTCGTGATCCCCGTGGTGGCCGCGATCCCCGCGTACGCCTCCTTCGT belongs to Halorubrum sp. DM2 and includes:
- a CDS encoding NCS2 family permease encodes the protein MGLTDTLAERFDVESHGSDVRTELIAGLTTFLAMSYIIVVNPAILSEAIQIEGYGQGEVFQMIAIATILSAALATAVMALYANRPFGLAPGLGLNAFFAYTVVLGLGIPWQTALAAVFAEGVLFMILTAVGAREYVIRLFPEPVKRSVGAGIGLFLLFIGLQELQIVVPDDATLVTLGGIFGNPWAILGVLGLVLTFVLWARNVTGAIVLGIVTTSLVGWGLTLAGLFDRGTITPTSLPSPQYDITPLAGAFLDGLSGIDPLTFVLVVFTFFFVDFFDTAGTLIGVSQFGDFLDEDGDLPDMDRPLMADAVGTTAGAVLGTSTVTTYIESSTGVEEGGRTGLTALVVALLFVASLVVIPVVAAIPAYASFVALIVVGVMMLQGLTEVDWADPAWAVSAGLTVTVMPFAYSIADGLAAGIVAYPIIKVAVGEADEVALGQYAIAALLAAYYVLSTRGVIL